Proteins from a single region of Pseudomonas sp. 10S4:
- the cysW gene encoding sulfate ABC transporter permease subunit CysW produces the protein MSQSSIAAASSANAARRGSATSRRILIGLCWLVFTLFLLLPLFIVVSQGLKNGLGAFFTAIFEPDALSALKLTVIAVLISVPLNVVFGVSAAWCVSKYSFRGKSMLVTLIDLPFSVSPVIAGLVYVLMFGAQGLFGPWLQDHDIQIVFALPGIVLATIFVTVPFVARELIPLMQEQGTQEEEAARLLGANGWQMFWHVTVPNIKWGLIYGVVLCTARAMGEFGAVSVVSGHIRGVTNTLPLHVEILYNEYNHVAAFAVASLLLIMALFILLLKQWSENRINRLRASAAEE, from the coding sequence ATGTCCCAATCGTCTATTGCGGCCGCCTCTTCGGCCAACGCCGCCCGCCGTGGCAGTGCTACTTCGCGGCGTATCCTGATCGGTCTGTGCTGGCTGGTCTTCACGCTGTTTTTATTGTTGCCGCTGTTTATCGTCGTGTCCCAGGGCTTGAAAAACGGCCTGGGCGCGTTCTTCACCGCGATCTTTGAACCGGACGCCTTGTCGGCGCTGAAACTCACGGTGATCGCCGTACTGATTTCGGTGCCGCTGAACGTGGTGTTCGGCGTCAGCGCAGCGTGGTGCGTGAGTAAATACTCGTTCCGTGGAAAAAGTATGTTGGTCACGTTGATCGACTTGCCGTTCTCGGTCTCTCCAGTGATCGCCGGTCTGGTCTACGTACTGATGTTCGGTGCCCAAGGCCTGTTCGGTCCATGGTTGCAGGATCACGACATCCAGATCGTCTTCGCCTTGCCGGGTATCGTGCTGGCGACGATTTTCGTCACCGTGCCGTTCGTGGCCCGTGAGCTGATCCCGCTGATGCAGGAACAAGGCACCCAGGAAGAAGAAGCCGCGCGCCTGCTCGGCGCCAATGGCTGGCAGATGTTCTGGCACGTCACCGTTCCCAATATCAAATGGGGCCTGATCTACGGCGTGGTGCTGTGTACGGCGCGGGCGATGGGTGAGTTCGGTGCGGTGTCGGTGGTTTCCGGGCACATTCGCGGGGTGACCAACACCCTGCCGCTGCACGTCGAGATCCTCTACAACGAATACAACCACGTGGCCGCGTTCGCTGTAGCGAGCCTGTTGCTGATCATGGCGCTCTTCATCCTGCTGCTGAAGCAGTGGAGCGAAAACCGTATTAACCGCCTGCGCGCCAGCGCCGCGGAGGAATAA
- the oscA gene encoding sulfur starvation response protein OscA: MSASLRSVDGQDEATILREIQSALRDLRFGAVEITVHNAQVVQIERKEKFRLQNPVNKPS; encoded by the coding sequence ATGAGCGCATCCCTACGTAGCGTTGACGGCCAGGACGAAGCAACCATTTTGCGTGAGATCCAGAGTGCCCTGCGCGATCTGCGTTTCGGCGCAGTGGAAATCACCGTGCACAACGCCCAGGTGGTCCAGATCGAACGCAAAGAGAAATTCCGCTTGCAGAACCCGGTTAACAAACCGAGCTGA
- a CDS encoding Crp/Fnr family transcriptional regulator: MDMQVWRPRLMSGQWFSHLPVPFQDSLLVAARVRRLTAGQRLFKRGDPPCGLYAVLEGSIRIGAVSEQGKEALLSLVEPPHWFGEICLFDGQPRTHDAYGVGQCILLHIPQTALLKLLDEQPLYWRQLALLMSHKLRLTFIYLEQLSLLPAPARLAHRLLMIAEGYGEVDPPRRVLQLPQEQLASMLSLSRQTTNQLLKELQGQGIIGLGYGEIEILDAERLRALATI, translated from the coding sequence ATGGATATGCAGGTCTGGCGTCCACGCCTGATGAGTGGGCAGTGGTTCAGTCATTTACCCGTTCCCTTTCAGGATAGTCTGCTGGTGGCAGCCCGGGTTCGGCGGTTGACGGCGGGGCAGCGGCTGTTCAAGCGTGGCGATCCGCCGTGCGGTCTGTACGCGGTACTCGAAGGCTCGATACGCATCGGTGCGGTGAGCGAGCAGGGCAAGGAGGCGCTGCTGAGCCTGGTCGAGCCACCGCACTGGTTCGGCGAAATCTGTCTGTTCGATGGCCAGCCCCGGACCCACGACGCCTATGGCGTGGGTCAATGCATCCTGCTGCACATCCCGCAAACGGCATTGCTGAAGTTGCTCGATGAACAACCGCTGTACTGGCGGCAATTGGCGTTGCTGATGAGCCACAAACTGCGCCTGACCTTCATCTACCTCGAACAACTGAGCCTGCTGCCGGCCCCGGCCCGCCTTGCCCACCGCTTGCTGATGATTGCCGAGGGCTATGGCGAAGTCGATCCGCCGCGACGGGTACTGCAACTGCCCCAGGAGCAACTGGCGTCGATGTTGTCGCTGTCGCGCCAGACCACCAACCAGTTGCTCAAGGAATTGCAGGGCCAGGGGATTATCGGCCTGGGCTATGGCGAGATCGAGATTCTGGACGCCGAGCGGTTGCGGGCGCTGGCCACGATTTAG
- a CDS encoding sulfate/molybdate ABC transporter ATP-binding protein — protein MSIEVRNVSKNFNAFKALNDISLDIHSGELVALLGPSGCGKTTLLRIIAGLETPDQGNIVFHGEDVSGHDVRDRNVGFVFQHYALFRHMTVFDNVAFGLRMKPKNQRPSESQIAVKVHELLNMVQLDWLSDRYPEQLSGGQRQRIALARALAVEPKVLLLDEPFGALDAKVRKELRRWLARLHEDINLTSVFVTHDQEEAMEVADRIVVMNKGVIEQIGSPGDVYENPASDFVYHFLGDSNRLHLGDDNHVLFRPHEVSLSRHELEDHHAAEVRDIRPLGATTRVTLKVEGQSELIEAEVVKDHDSLVGLAKGETLFFKPKVWQKVANI, from the coding sequence ATGTCGATCGAAGTGCGTAACGTCAGCAAGAATTTCAACGCGTTCAAGGCCCTGAACGACATCAGCCTGGATATCCACAGCGGCGAACTCGTGGCGCTGCTCGGCCCGTCGGGTTGCGGCAAAACCACGCTGCTGCGGATCATCGCCGGCCTGGAAACCCCGGACCAAGGCAACATCGTGTTCCACGGTGAAGACGTCTCCGGCCACGACGTGCGTGATCGCAACGTCGGTTTCGTGTTCCAGCACTACGCCTTGTTTCGGCACATGACGGTGTTCGACAACGTCGCGTTCGGCCTGCGCATGAAGCCGAAAAACCAGCGCCCGAGCGAAAGCCAGATCGCGGTCAAAGTTCACGAACTGCTGAACATGGTGCAACTGGATTGGTTGTCGGATCGCTACCCGGAGCAACTGTCCGGTGGTCAACGCCAGCGTATTGCCCTGGCCCGCGCGTTGGCGGTGGAACCGAAAGTTCTGCTGCTGGACGAACCGTTCGGCGCACTGGATGCCAAGGTTCGTAAAGAACTGCGTCGCTGGTTGGCGCGGCTGCACGAAGACATCAACCTGACTTCCGTGTTCGTGACCCACGACCAGGAAGAGGCGATGGAAGTCGCGGATCGCATCGTGGTGATGAACAAAGGTGTGATCGAGCAGATCGGTTCACCGGGCGACGTCTACGAAAACCCGGCCAGCGATTTCGTTTATCACTTCCTCGGTGACTCCAACCGTTTGCACTTGGGTGACGACAATCACGTGCTGTTCCGCCCGCACGAAGTGTCGCTGTCGCGGCATGAGCTGGAGGATCACCACGCGGCTGAAGTGCGTGATATCCGGCCATTGGGCGCCACCACTCGGGTGACGTTGAAGGTTGAAGGGCAGAGCGAACTGATCGAGGCTGAAGTGGTGAAGGATCACGACAGCCTGGTCGGGTTGGCCAAGGGTGAGACGTTGTTCTTCAAACCCAAGGTCTGGCAGAAAGTCGCCAACATCTAA
- a CDS encoding response regulator: MRVLLVEDEPETAKLLANGLNEASYSVDVALNGMDGRRFIESGEYDLIILDVMLPGLNGWQLQQQIRKLGETPVLFLTTKDGIEDRLRGLELHEDDYLLKPFTVSELVARVRKLLRRDRGR; encoded by the coding sequence ATGCGTGTCCTGTTAGTGGAAGACGAACCTGAAACCGCCAAACTCCTGGCCAACGGCCTGAATGAGGCGAGCTATTCAGTCGATGTGGCGCTAAACGGCATGGACGGTCGGCGCTTTATCGAGTCCGGCGAGTACGACCTGATCATCCTCGACGTCATGCTGCCGGGCCTCAATGGTTGGCAGTTGCAGCAGCAGATCCGCAAACTCGGCGAAACCCCGGTGCTGTTCCTCACCACCAAGGATGGCATCGAAGATCGACTGCGCGGTTTGGAGTTGCATGAGGATGACTACCTGCTCAAACCGTTCACCGTGAGCGAACTGGTGGCGCGGGTGCGTAAGTTGTTGCGGCGTGATCGGGGGCGGTGA
- a CDS encoding AraC family transcriptional regulator, protein MSEPTSLASWTRALRKQLDALGLDSTALCQQAGLDPQLMDDPNARYPLSSTTRLWEIAVQASGDPAIGLRVSRFVSPTTFHALGYALVASGSLREVFERIVRYHQVVSDALELELTRGEDRYRFRLKVPLGSLAPAFEAIDAFAAIYVRTCRNRLGREYAPMAVYLRRPEPADPHQWHKVFRSPVYFSADEDRLEFSLVDFDSHLDDANPELAEHNETVLKRTLAQLKPLTWERKVRDAIEEQLPEGEPSAERIAQALHLSLRSLQRHLADEGCRFDTLLNESRENLALLHLRDPQCSLSEVSYLLGFADTSSFSRAFKRWTGMTPGQFRDGLR, encoded by the coding sequence ATGAGTGAACCGACCTCCCTCGCCAGCTGGACCCGCGCCCTGCGCAAGCAACTCGATGCGTTGGGCCTCGACAGCACCGCCCTGTGCCAACAGGCGGGGCTTGACCCGCAGTTGATGGACGACCCGAACGCCCGTTATCCGTTGTCCAGCACCACGCGCCTGTGGGAAATCGCCGTGCAGGCCAGCGGCGACCCGGCGATCGGCTTGCGGGTGTCGCGCTTTGTCAGCCCGACCACATTCCACGCGTTGGGTTATGCGCTGGTGGCCAGCGGCAGTCTGCGGGAAGTGTTCGAGCGCATCGTGCGTTATCACCAAGTGGTCAGCGATGCGTTGGAACTGGAGCTGACTCGCGGCGAGGATCGCTACCGTTTCCGCCTGAAAGTCCCCCTCGGTAGTCTGGCCCCGGCCTTCGAAGCCATCGACGCCTTCGCGGCGATCTACGTGCGCACCTGCCGCAATCGCCTGGGCCGCGAGTACGCGCCAATGGCGGTGTACCTGCGCCGCCCGGAACCGGCGGACCCGCATCAGTGGCACAAAGTCTTTCGCTCCCCGGTGTACTTCAGCGCCGATGAAGACCGACTGGAATTCTCGCTGGTGGATTTCGACAGCCACCTGGACGACGCGAACCCGGAACTGGCCGAACACAACGAAACCGTGCTCAAACGCACCCTGGCACAGCTCAAACCGCTGACCTGGGAGCGCAAGGTGCGCGACGCCATTGAAGAACAACTTCCAGAAGGCGAACCCAGCGCCGAACGCATCGCCCAGGCCCTGCACCTGAGCTTGCGCAGCCTGCAACGGCACTTGGCGGATGAGGGTTGTCGATTCGACACGTTGCTCAACGAAAGCCGCGAAAACCTGGCGCTGCTGCATCTGCGTGATCCGCAGTGTTCGTTGAGTGAGGTCAGCTATTTGCTGGGGTTTGCCGATACGAGCAGCTTCAGCCGCGCGTTCAAACGCTGGACGGGGATGACACCGGGGCAGTTTCGGGATGGGTTGCGGTAA
- a CDS encoding DUF962 domain-containing protein has product MKSLVDHLSQYAAYHRDPRNIASHFIGIPLIVVAVAVLLSRPQWAGGWVSPAVLLALASAWFYLRLELRLGVLMTVLLGLSVWLGHALAQQSTMLWLSSGVGMFVIGWAIQFVGHHYEGRKPAFVDDVTGLIVGPLFVVAELAFLLGLRQDLKEQIEARVGGVRINPKRAAA; this is encoded by the coding sequence ATGAAAAGCCTCGTTGACCATCTCAGTCAATACGCCGCCTACCACCGTGACCCCCGCAATATCGCCAGCCACTTTATCGGCATTCCGCTGATTGTGGTGGCCGTCGCGGTTTTACTGTCGCGGCCGCAATGGGCTGGAGGCTGGGTTTCGCCGGCGGTGCTGCTGGCGTTGGCGTCTGCGTGGTTTTACTTGCGCCTGGAGCTGCGCCTCGGGGTGCTGATGACGGTGTTGCTGGGCCTGTCGGTTTGGCTGGGGCATGCGTTGGCGCAGCAAAGCACGATGCTCTGGCTGAGCAGTGGCGTGGGGATGTTTGTGATTGGCTGGGCGATTCAGTTTGTCGGTCATCACTATGAGGGGCGTAAGCCGGCGTTTGTCGATGATGTGACGGGGTTGATTGTCGGACCGTTGTTTGTGGTGGCGGAACTGGCGTTTTTGTTGGGGTTGCGGCAGGACCTCAAGGAGCAGATTGAGGCGCGGGTTGGGGGTGTGAGAATCAATCCGAAGCGTGCTGCTGCGTAG
- the cysT gene encoding sulfate ABC transporter permease subunit CysT: MSRRISPVIPGFGLTLGYTLVYLSLIVLIPLAAMFIHASQLTWDQFYAIVTAPRVLAALKLSFGTALYAAIINGIIGTLLAWVLVRYTFPGRKIIDAMIDLPFALPTAVAGIALTALYTPTGLVGQFAADMGFKIAYTPLGITLALTFVTLPFVVRTVQPVLADIPREIEEAAACLGAKPLQVFRYILVPALLPAWLTGFALAFARGVGEYGSVIFIAGNMPMKTEILPLLIMVKLDQYDYTGATSIGVLMLVVSFVLLLLINLLQRRIETP, translated from the coding sequence ATGTCGCGTCGTATCTCCCCCGTCATACCCGGCTTCGGGCTGACGCTGGGCTACACCTTGGTGTACCTCAGCCTGATTGTGCTCATTCCACTGGCGGCGATGTTCATCCATGCCTCCCAACTCACCTGGGATCAGTTCTACGCCATCGTTACCGCGCCTCGCGTGCTGGCGGCGTTGAAGCTGAGCTTCGGCACTGCGCTGTATGCTGCGATCATCAACGGCATCATCGGCACGTTGCTGGCCTGGGTGCTGGTGCGCTACACCTTCCCGGGCCGCAAGATCATCGACGCGATGATCGACCTGCCGTTCGCCTTGCCCACCGCCGTGGCCGGTATCGCGCTGACCGCGCTGTACACGCCGACCGGTCTGGTCGGGCAGTTCGCCGCGGACATGGGCTTCAAAATCGCCTACACCCCACTCGGCATCACCCTGGCGCTGACTTTCGTCACGCTGCCATTCGTGGTGCGCACGGTGCAGCCGGTGTTGGCCGACATCCCGCGTGAAATCGAAGAAGCGGCAGCATGCCTCGGCGCCAAGCCGTTGCAGGTGTTCCGCTACATCCTGGTGCCTGCGCTGTTGCCGGCCTGGCTGACCGGTTTTGCCCTGGCGTTTGCCCGTGGTGTCGGTGAGTACGGTTCGGTGATTTTCATTGCCGGCAACATGCCAATGAAAACCGAGATCCTGCCGCTGCTGATCATGGTCAAGCTCGACCAATACGATTACACCGGTGCCACCTCCATTGGCGTGTTGATGCTGGTGGTTTCCTTCGTCCTGTTGCTGCTGATCAACTTGCTGCAGCGGCGCATCGAAACCCCATAA
- the dibA gene encoding phosphodiesterase DibA, whose product MTATYRDALRAALLYLVISVVWLQFSGYLLNSFFDSSTELLRWQLINGYAWVLLSAGLIFLARAKLFRCLGIGAKLRERNEDRERLRQAAAVFDCTREGVLVTDRNGLIVHVNRAFMEITGYLREEVMGQRPSLFKSGRHPPAFYQAMFAMLGSSGEWSGEIWNRRKSGEIYPQWQTIRLIHDDLGRVSHYVAVFSDISAIKNSEHELTHLAHHDPLTDLPNRLLFTDRVEQALTSAQLHKRGCALLMIDLDHFKMINDSLGHNIGDQLLKAVAVRFKGLFVPGITLARLGGDEFAVLAENCPQLVQAAALAQRIIDGIKESFEIDGHQLFINASIGISLFPSDALSADQLLRNADSALFKAKSAGRDGYALYTEELTAHAQQRVEIAFELRRALEQQELRVYYQPVHDLKTSRLIGVEALVRWDHPQRGLISPAEFIPVAERTGLISEIDAWVMRQACQQMCQWQQAGVVLSFVAVNVSSRLFARRELYQQVAQVLHETGLDPAYLELEVTESAVMDDPEVALEQMHRLRELGVRLAIDDFGTGYSSLLRLKRLPVQKLKIDQGFVAGLPWDEDDGAIVRVIIALANSMGMQVHAEGIEQVEQAAFLLEHACELGQGYWFGRPVPAGQLDWARAPIIC is encoded by the coding sequence ATGACTGCAACATATCGCGATGCCTTGCGTGCAGCGCTGCTTTATCTGGTGATTTCAGTAGTCTGGCTCCAGTTCAGTGGTTATTTATTGAACAGTTTCTTCGATAGCTCCACCGAGCTGTTGCGATGGCAACTGATCAACGGTTATGCCTGGGTGCTGCTCAGCGCCGGATTAATCTTTCTCGCCCGGGCCAAACTGTTCCGCTGCCTGGGGATCGGCGCCAAATTACGCGAGCGCAATGAAGACCGGGAACGTCTGCGCCAAGCAGCAGCCGTGTTCGATTGCACCCGCGAAGGGGTGTTGGTGACCGACCGCAACGGGCTGATCGTGCATGTGAACCGCGCGTTCATGGAGATCACCGGTTATCTGCGTGAGGAGGTCATGGGCCAACGGCCGAGTCTGTTCAAGTCCGGTCGCCACCCGCCGGCCTTCTATCAGGCGATGTTCGCCATGCTCGGTAGCAGCGGCGAATGGAGCGGGGAGATCTGGAATCGGCGCAAGAGCGGCGAAATCTACCCGCAATGGCAGACCATCCGCCTCATTCATGACGACCTGGGCCGTGTCAGTCATTACGTGGCGGTGTTTTCCGACATCAGCGCGATCAAGAACTCCGAACACGAACTGACACACCTGGCTCACCACGACCCGTTGACCGATCTGCCCAATCGCCTGCTGTTCACCGATCGTGTCGAACAGGCACTGACTTCGGCGCAACTGCACAAGCGTGGTTGCGCATTGCTGATGATCGATCTGGATCATTTCAAGATGATCAACGACAGCCTCGGGCACAACATCGGCGACCAACTGCTCAAGGCCGTGGCCGTACGTTTCAAAGGCCTGTTCGTACCGGGCATCACCCTGGCGCGGCTGGGCGGCGACGAATTCGCCGTACTTGCGGAAAATTGTCCGCAACTGGTGCAAGCGGCGGCGCTGGCGCAACGGATCATCGATGGCATCAAGGAGTCGTTCGAGATCGATGGGCATCAGTTGTTCATTAACGCCAGCATCGGCATCAGCCTGTTCCCCAGCGATGCCTTGAGTGCCGATCAACTGCTGCGCAATGCCGACTCGGCGCTGTTCAAGGCCAAGAGCGCCGGCCGTGATGGTTACGCGCTCTACACCGAAGAATTGACCGCACACGCCCAGCAGCGGGTCGAGATCGCCTTCGAACTGCGCCGCGCGCTGGAACAGCAGGAACTGCGGGTTTACTACCAGCCGGTCCATGACCTCAAAACCAGTCGCTTGATCGGCGTCGAGGCGCTGGTGCGCTGGGATCATCCGCAGCGCGGTTTGATATCGCCGGCCGAGTTCATCCCGGTCGCCGAACGTACCGGGCTGATTTCCGAGATTGATGCCTGGGTCATGCGCCAAGCCTGTCAGCAGATGTGCCAATGGCAGCAGGCAGGCGTGGTGCTGTCGTTTGTCGCGGTGAATGTGTCTTCGCGGTTGTTTGCGCGCCGCGAGTTGTATCAGCAAGTGGCGCAGGTGCTGCACGAAACCGGGCTGGATCCGGCGTATCTGGAACTGGAAGTCACCGAAAGTGCGGTGATGGACGATCCGGAAGTGGCGCTGGAGCAGATGCACCGCTTGCGTGAGTTGGGTGTTCGGCTGGCCATCGACGATTTTGGCACCGGTTATTCGTCGCTGCTGCGGCTCAAGCGTTTGCCGGTGCAGAAGCTCAAGATCGATCAGGGTTTTGTCGCCGGGTTGCCGTGGGACGAGGATGACGGCGCGATTGTGCGGGTGATCATCGCGTTGGCCAACAGCATGGGGATGCAGGTGCATGCCGAAGGGATCGAGCAAGTGGAGCAAGCGGCATTCCTGCTCGAGCACGCTTGCGAACTGGGGCAGGGCTACTGGTTTGGCAGGCCGGTGCCAGCGGGGCAACTGGATTGGGCTCGGGCGCCGATTATTTGCTGA
- the desA gene encoding delta-9 fatty acid desaturase DesA produces MWYEGFLGLSPWSLVAVTLLMTHVTIVGVTVYLHRYSAHRSLELNAGLKHFFRFWLWLTTAQNTREWTAIHRKHHAKCETVDDPHSPVIKGLSTVLRKGAELYREEAENPETLRIYGKNCPEDWIERNLYSRYPLLGVAIMGVIDLLLFGTIGITIWAIQMMWIPVWAAGVVNGLGHAIGYRNFECRDAATNLVPWGILIGGEELHNNHHTYPNSAKLSVKKWEFDLGWAWIQVFSFFRLAKVQRVAPIAHRVEGKGNLDMDTAMAILNNRFQIMAQYRKLVIAPLVKQELEKVDHSVRHQFHRAKRLLSRETSLLDDKHHIRIQNMLEHSQALKVIYEKRLALQQIWVKTSSNGHDMLAAIKDWVHEAEASGIQSLRDFADQLKTYSLRPAAPV; encoded by the coding sequence ATGTGGTACGAAGGTTTTCTCGGCTTGTCGCCCTGGTCACTGGTGGCAGTCACCCTGCTGATGACCCATGTGACCATTGTTGGTGTCACGGTCTATCTGCATCGCTATTCAGCCCATCGCTCCCTGGAGCTCAATGCCGGCCTGAAACATTTCTTCCGCTTCTGGCTGTGGCTGACCACGGCGCAGAACACCCGCGAGTGGACCGCCATCCACCGCAAGCATCACGCCAAATGCGAAACCGTCGATGACCCGCACAGCCCGGTCATCAAGGGGCTTTCCACCGTGTTGCGCAAGGGCGCCGAGTTGTACCGCGAAGAAGCGGAAAACCCGGAAACCCTGCGCATCTACGGCAAGAACTGCCCCGAAGACTGGATCGAACGCAACCTCTACAGCCGTTACCCGTTGTTGGGCGTCGCGATCATGGGCGTCATCGACCTGCTGCTGTTCGGCACCATCGGCATCACCATCTGGGCCATCCAGATGATGTGGATCCCGGTCTGGGCCGCCGGCGTGGTCAATGGCCTGGGCCATGCCATCGGCTACCGCAACTTCGAATGCCGCGATGCGGCAACCAATCTGGTGCCTTGGGGCATCCTGATCGGCGGCGAAGAACTGCATAACAACCATCACACCTACCCTAACTCGGCAAAATTGTCGGTGAAGAAGTGGGAATTCGACCTCGGTTGGGCCTGGATCCAGGTCTTCAGTTTCTTCCGTCTGGCCAAGGTCCAGCGCGTTGCGCCGATCGCCCACCGGGTTGAAGGCAAGGGCAATCTGGACATGGACACCGCCATGGCCATTCTCAACAACCGCTTCCAGATCATGGCGCAGTACCGCAAGTTGGTTATCGCGCCGCTGGTCAAGCAGGAGCTGGAAAAGGTCGATCACTCGGTCCGTCACCAGTTCCACCGGGCCAAGCGTTTGCTCTCGCGGGAAACCAGCCTGCTGGATGACAAGCACCATATCCGCATCCAGAACATGCTCGAGCACAGCCAGGCGCTGAAGGTAATTTACGAGAAACGCCTGGCCTTGCAGCAGATCTGGGTCAAGACCAGCTCAAATGGTCACGATATGCTTGCCGCTATCAAGGATTGGGTACACGAAGCCGAAGCCAGCGGGATTCAATCCCTGCGCGACTTCGCCGACCAGCTGAAAACCTACTCCCTGCGCCCTGCAGCGCCTGTCTGA
- a CDS encoding sulfate ABC transporter substrate-binding protein — MSSIRHFALAALASALFAGSAVAKDYELLNVSYDPTRELYQDYNAEFINFWKKDHAGDNVKIQQSHGGSGKQGRAVIDGLRADVVTLALAGDIDEIAKLGKTLPADWQKRLPDASTPYTSTIVFLVRKGNPKGIKDWGDLIKNDVSVITPNPKTSGGARWNFLAAWAYGLKANGGDEAKAKEYIQTLFKHVPVLDTGARGSTITFVNNGQGDVLLAWENEAFLALKEDGGADKFEIVVPSLSILAEPPVALVDKNAEKKGNTEIAEAYLKHLYSPAGQEIAAKNFYRPRDKDVSAKYAKQFPKLDLVTIDKDFGGWKTAQPKFFNDGGVFDQIYQAQ, encoded by the coding sequence ATGTCGTCGATTCGTCATTTCGCTTTGGCCGCGCTGGCCAGCGCTCTTTTTGCAGGCTCCGCGGTTGCCAAGGATTACGAGCTGCTCAACGTGTCGTACGACCCGACCCGTGAGCTGTATCAGGACTACAACGCTGAATTCATCAACTTCTGGAAGAAAGACCACGCTGGCGACAACGTGAAGATCCAGCAATCCCACGGTGGTTCGGGCAAACAAGGCCGGGCGGTAATCGACGGGCTGCGGGCCGACGTGGTGACCCTGGCCCTGGCGGGTGACATCGACGAAATCGCCAAACTCGGCAAGACCCTGCCGGCCGACTGGCAGAAGCGTCTACCGGATGCGAGCACGCCTTACACGTCGACCATCGTGTTCCTGGTGCGCAAGGGCAACCCTAAAGGCATCAAGGACTGGGGCGATCTGATCAAGAACGACGTGTCGGTCATCACCCCGAACCCGAAAACTTCCGGCGGCGCACGCTGGAACTTCCTCGCGGCCTGGGCCTATGGCCTGAAAGCCAACGGCGGTGACGAAGCCAAGGCCAAAGAATACATACAAACCCTGTTCAAACACGTGCCTGTGCTGGACACCGGTGCTCGCGGCTCGACCATTACCTTCGTCAACAACGGTCAGGGCGACGTGTTGCTGGCCTGGGAAAACGAAGCGTTCCTGGCACTGAAAGAAGACGGCGGCGCCGACAAGTTCGAGATCGTTGTGCCTTCGCTGTCGATCCTCGCCGAACCACCGGTGGCCTTGGTCGACAAGAACGCCGAGAAAAAGGGCAACACCGAGATTGCTGAGGCCTACCTCAAGCACCTGTACAGCCCGGCCGGTCAGGAAATCGCGGCGAAGAACTTCTACCGTCCTCGTGACAAGGACGTATCAGCCAAATACGCCAAGCAGTTCCCGAAACTGGACCTGGTGACCATCGACAAAGACTTCGGCGGCTGGAAAACTGCCCAACCGAAATTCTTCAATGACGGTGGCGTGTTCGACCAGATTTACCAGGCGCAGTAA